The sequence below is a genomic window from Neomicrococcus aestuarii.
ATTTTTGATGCGCTCCTCCCGATTCCCGATTCCGCGGACGTGGTGCAGTGGGCGGCCGCCACCCGCCCCGAAGCGTTGCGAGCCGTGGAAATCCTTCGAGATCTCCTGACTCACTTACCCGTTGAGCCTACGAGAATCCACGCAGCCACCAGCCTGCTCTTGCACCACATTGTGGGTAACGTGGCCGAATTGCAGAACGCAACCATGGCTGTGGGTGAAGACCAGCTAGAAGCTCGGCGCGTGAACGACCGCTTGCGCGAAAGCTTCGAATGGGGTCTGGAACGCGTCCTCGATGCGCTAGCTTGACGCACTCACTTGATGAGCTAGTACTTCCGTTCCGTCAGAAACTCCATCTGCGGAAGCGCGGCACGTCGCCGTACTAGATCTAGAGCGTGCTCGTTCAACCGGCGATCCTCGTCAGTGACCAGCTCAAGCTGCGGCACGTTTGCGGCATGTCCGGACTCGTCGCGCGTCACGAAAACGGTCATGCAACGAGTGGTGGGGCGCCACTGAGCGTCCTCTCCCCCACGCGGATCCTTGGCGCGTACGTGCACCACAATGTGCATGCTGTGCGGACCTGTGTGAATCATGCGGGCTTCGGCCTCAACGATGTCGCCGATATGCACGGGGTTCAAGAAGTGAATGCCGCCGGTATAGACCGCAACAGCATCGGCTTGAGCCCATTGCTCGGCGCACGTTCGGCCCACTTCATCAATCCAGCGCATCACAATCCCGCCGTGCGCGTTGCCTCCCCAATTCACATCGGTAGGTGACGCAAGGAAGCGGAAGGTGAGTTGCGGCGTCGTACCGGCATCCGTGTAGGCCTGCTCATCCATCGCCCGCCGTATTTCGTTGCGAGCGTCCACTCGCGCGGCAACTCCAGCGGCGAGGCTGCGGGCCTCAGCGTGCGTGGGTT
It includes:
- a CDS encoding TetR/AcrR family transcriptional regulator, which encodes MALTRDTVVETAVRLLTQYGLADLSMRRLARELDVQVGALYWHVASKQELLVDVAAHLLAKIPDNAPSQEITSANDDDVAWVRQELSVVCHSIFDALLPIPDSADVVQWAAATRPEALRAVEILRDLLTHLPVEPTRIHAATSLLLHHIVGNVAELQNATMAVGEDQLEARRVNDRLRESFEWGLERVLDALA
- a CDS encoding acyl-CoA thioesterase, whose protein sequence is MDDRVTLRFLASPTDVSEDGVTVQAGRILEWIDKAGYACAVGYSGGYCVTAYVGNVHFTRPIVNGDLIEVTAQLVYTGRSSMHVVITVDAANVRERIFRPAMDCILVFVAMDENRKSKAVRPYEPTHAEARSLAAGVAARVDARNEIRRAMDEQAYTDAGTTPQLTFRFLASPTDVNWGGNAHGGIVMRWIDEVGRTCAEQWAQADAVAVYTGGIHFLNPVHIGDIVEAEARMIHTGPHSMHIVVHVRAKDPRGGEDAQWRPTTRCMTVFVTRDESGHAANVPQLELVTDEDRRLNEHALDLVRRRAALPQMEFLTERKY